Proteins encoded together in one Telopea speciosissima isolate NSW1024214 ecotype Mountain lineage chromosome 4, Tspe_v1, whole genome shotgun sequence window:
- the LOC122659090 gene encoding uncharacterized protein LOC122659090: MAQKMIRLIPMVDHMPLELPRDFNWEKMNSHVAEIIKGSSGPKAELYIDAKDSFKDIWDQLDTMYKQSHTNEEQGRSTTQSGKRRDKNYTRCGSFYDAILNGNWEEVEDFLKIRPLALTAKITADGNTALHVAVKAKKLTIVGKLLEKLETDKKQIEALKRQNKEGKTALYIAASRGFTAIARELVDKDKNSLLIECDNETIPLLPLFVAAKYDNKEIVNYLYHETKKYSREFYFKYAYKNDEKARLWLRQCASFLAHLIYNDDYDLASEIINDYPSLALTRSTDVETPLFALAQRPSLGANTTVGDKASKFQLRNKLDFESASKAPKLLLEQIILTIDDWKSQKSALSAALFKAAEVGSVEFVDMIINSLPLVVSWLNDDYQNIFHVAIIHRQ; this comes from the exons ATGGCCCAGAAAATGATCAGATTGATCCCAATGGTTGATCATATGCCCTTGGAGCTCCCACGCGATTTTAATTGGGAGAAGATGAATTCTCATGTTGCAGAAATCATCAAAGGAAGTAGTGGTCCAAAAGCAGAACTTTATATCGACGCAAAGGACTCATTCAAGGACATCTGGGATCAATTGGATACCATGTATAAACAGAGTCACACAAATGAAGAGCAAGGTCGAAGCACTACACAAAGTG GGAAAAGAAGGGACAAGAATTACACACGGTGCGGATCCTTTTATGATGCTATTCTCAATGGTAACTGGGAGGAAgtcgaagacttcctcaaaatTCGCCCACTAGCATTGACTGCCAAAATTACAGCGGATGGAAACACTGCTCTTCATGTTGCAGTAAAAGCAAAGAAGCTGACAATTGTAGGGAAGCTGTTAGAAAAGCTGGAGACAGACAAGAAGCAAATAGAAGCTCTAAAAAGGCAGAACAAAGAGGGTAAAACAGCCCTTTACATTGCTGCCTCAAGGGGATTTACTGCTATTGCTCGAGAACTGGTGGataaggataaaaattcattgcTGATCGAATGCGACAATGAAACCATTCCCTTGTTACCACTTTTTGTGGCTGCCAAGTATGATAACAAGGAAATAGTTAATTATCTTTACCATGAAACGAAGAAGTACAGTAGAGAGTTTTATTTCAAATACGCTTATAAAAATGATGAGAAAGCAAGACTATGGCTTAGGCAATGTGCTTCATTTCTTGCTCACTTGATCTATAATGATGATTATG ATCTGGCTTCAGAAATAATCAATGATTACCCAAGTTTAGCTCTCACAAGATCTACAGATGTGGAGACACCCCTGTTTGCACTTGCTCAGAGGCCTTCTCTAG GTGCCAACACAACAGTTGGTGATAAAGCTTCAAAATTCCAGTTGAGAAACAAGTTAGACTTTGAATCTGCTTCAAAAGCTCCAAAGTTATTGCTGGAACAAATTATTTTAACTATTGACGACTGGAAATCTCAAAAGTCCGCATTGAGTGCTGCATTGTTCAAAGCCGCCGAGGTTGGAAGTGTTGAATTTGTTGATATGATCATAAATTCTCTTCCTCTAGTGGTATCTTGGTTAAATGATGATTATCAGAACATTTTTCATGTTGCAATCATTCACCGCCAATAA